In Candidatus Methylomirabilota bacterium, a single genomic region encodes these proteins:
- a CDS encoding carbamoyltransferase C-terminal domain-containing protein, whose product MNILGITYSSHDSSATMIVDGQVVAIAEEERFTRRKHDFAFPRHSVRCVLDAAGLSSRDVDVVALPYRLFNGFLRRAWYGVKNFRKAKSFLPRNIGYELLLAHSFEAKLRGEFRANDLPLAERCRIEMYEHHLCHAASAYLASPHEDALIISWDGRGEWPCILYALGEGPQIRVLDKCYFPDSIGQVYQAVTQYLGFADIGDEYKVMGLAPYGSPTYLDVFRAMLRVDGWKVTVDQGYMNYHIYNRHMADRYSMRLAERLGPPRRPSEPIERRHQDVAASLQCRVNEIGVAAAAALRAAHPRLRNLCLTGGVAQNIIMNHHIYEQAGYDDVFVGPASYDGGLSLGAALLTAHRADAMKDRFVMRHAAWGQAFSTAQIETELRSYHIPHVRPRDVVATTARLLGEGKVVGWFQGRAEFGPRALGNRSILADPRQPAMKDIVNRKIKFREEFRPFAPSVLAERFSEFFEGCPPSPFMTFSARVKKGAPPIPAVTHVDGSARPQAVSEHANLRYWRVIKAFEALTGVPVVLNTSFNVKGEPIVNAPVDAIRCFFSTGLDYLVLEDVVVGKGEDASRLPGYERA is encoded by the coding sequence ATGAACATCCTGGGCATCACCTACTCGAGCCACGACTCGAGCGCGACCATGATCGTGGACGGGCAGGTCGTCGCCATCGCCGAAGAAGAGCGGTTCACCCGGCGAAAGCACGACTTCGCCTTCCCGCGGCACTCGGTCCGGTGCGTGCTCGACGCGGCCGGGCTGTCGTCCCGCGACGTCGACGTGGTCGCCCTGCCGTACCGGCTGTTCAACGGCTTCCTCCGGCGGGCCTGGTACGGGGTGAAGAACTTCCGCAAGGCGAAGTCGTTCCTCCCCCGGAACATCGGGTACGAGCTGCTCCTGGCTCACTCGTTCGAGGCGAAGCTGCGCGGCGAGTTCCGCGCGAACGACCTCCCGCTGGCCGAGCGGTGCCGGATCGAGATGTACGAGCACCACCTCTGCCACGCCGCCTCCGCGTATCTCGCGTCACCCCACGAGGACGCCCTCATCATCTCGTGGGACGGGCGGGGCGAATGGCCGTGCATCCTCTACGCCCTCGGCGAGGGCCCGCAGATCCGGGTGCTCGACAAGTGTTACTTCCCCGACTCCATCGGCCAGGTCTACCAGGCCGTCACCCAGTACCTCGGCTTCGCCGACATCGGCGACGAGTACAAGGTCATGGGGCTCGCCCCCTATGGCTCGCCGACCTATCTGGACGTCTTCCGGGCGATGCTGCGGGTCGACGGGTGGAAGGTCACGGTGGATCAGGGCTACATGAACTACCACATCTACAACCGCCACATGGCCGATCGCTACTCGATGCGGCTGGCCGAGCGGCTGGGGCCGCCGCGCCGGCCGAGCGAGCCGATCGAGCGGCGGCACCAGGACGTGGCGGCCAGCCTCCAGTGCCGCGTCAACGAGATCGGCGTCGCCGCGGCCGCGGCCTTGCGCGCGGCCCATCCCCGGTTGCGGAATCTCTGCCTGACGGGAGGCGTCGCCCAGAACATCATCATGAACCACCACATCTACGAGCAGGCGGGGTACGACGACGTGTTCGTCGGCCCCGCCTCCTACGACGGCGGGCTGTCGCTGGGGGCCGCCCTGCTGACCGCCCACCGGGCCGACGCGATGAAGGACCGCTTCGTCATGCGCCACGCCGCCTGGGGGCAGGCCTTCTCGACCGCCCAGATCGAGACGGAGCTCCGCAGCTACCACATCCCCCACGTCAGGCCGCGGGACGTGGTGGCCACCACGGCCCGCCTGCTCGGCGAGGGCAAGGTCGTCGGGTGGTTCCAGGGGCGGGCCGAATTCGGCCCGCGGGCGCTGGGCAACCGGAGCATCCTGGCCGACCCCCGGCAGCCGGCGATGAAGGACATCGTGAACCGGAAGATCAAGTTCCGGGAAGAGTTCCGCCCCTTCGCCCCGTCGGTCCTGGCCGAGCGGTTCTCCGAGTTCTTCGAAGGATGCCCGCCGAGCCCGTTCATGACCTTTTCCGCGCGGGTGAAGAAGGGCGCCCCCCCCATCCCGGCGGTGACCCACGTCGACGGGTCGGCCCGTCCCCAGGCCGTTTCCGAGCACGCCAATCTCCGGTACTGGCGGGTCATCAAGGCCTTCGAGGCGCTGACCGGCGTCCCGGTCGTCCTGAACACCTCGTTCAACGTCAAGGGAGAGCCCATCGTCAACGCGCCGGTCGACGCGATCCGATGCTTTTTCAGCACCGGGCTCGATTACCTGGTCCTGGAGGACGTCGTGGTGGGCAAGGGCGAGGACGCCTCCAGGCTCCCCGGGTACGAGCGGGCGTGA
- a CDS encoding ABC transporter ATP-binding protein: MGEPAVDVQAVSKAYRIYGHPRHRLLEALWRGRRTYHQDFWALRDLTFRVEPGATFGIIGMNGSGKSTLLQIVAGIVQPTLGRVTVRGRVASLLELGAGFNHEFTGRENVVMHGAIMGFTREAMLARLPAIEAFAEIGEFIDQPVLTYSSGMFVRLAFAAAIHVDPDVLLVDEALAVGDAIFQHRCIRRIKEFQAEGKTILFVSHDIGMVKSICSAALFLHAGEARAVGDPGEVASLYHAHIANLEARRAESEPVRDDVPVRTGSVVFRPDPTFDQRAGLFRHGTGAARIRNVEILDRRQQPLPAAEFDQEVVLRVHLEFYQAVDFCILGYYFRDKTGTDVIGTNTYEENASIPARKAGDTLVVDFRQRLPLMPGTYSVTAALAYSRYSPTYFDWIDNALVLEVLPPAGGKMIHSKVWLPIEIDVHS; this comes from the coding sequence ATGGGTGAGCCCGCGGTAGACGTGCAGGCCGTCTCCAAGGCCTACCGGATCTACGGGCACCCGCGCCACCGGCTCCTCGAAGCGCTCTGGCGCGGGCGCCGCACGTACCACCAGGACTTCTGGGCTCTCCGCGACCTGACCTTTCGGGTCGAGCCCGGCGCCACCTTCGGCATCATCGGGATGAACGGCTCGGGGAAGAGCACCCTGCTCCAGATCGTCGCCGGAATCGTTCAGCCCACGCTGGGCCGGGTCACGGTCCGGGGCCGGGTGGCCTCGCTCCTCGAGCTCGGGGCCGGGTTCAACCACGAGTTCACGGGGCGCGAGAACGTGGTGATGCACGGGGCCATCATGGGGTTCACGCGCGAAGCGATGCTGGCGCGGCTGCCGGCCATCGAGGCCTTCGCCGAGATCGGCGAGTTCATCGACCAGCCCGTCCTGACCTACTCGAGCGGGATGTTCGTCCGCCTGGCCTTCGCCGCGGCGATCCACGTGGACCCCGACGTCCTCCTGGTCGACGAGGCCCTGGCCGTCGGCGACGCGATCTTCCAGCACCGCTGCATCCGGCGGATCAAGGAGTTTCAGGCCGAGGGGAAGACGATCCTGTTCGTGAGCCACGACATCGGCATGGTCAAGTCGATCTGCTCGGCCGCCCTCTTCCTCCACGCGGGCGAGGCGCGGGCCGTCGGGGACCCGGGTGAGGTGGCGAGCCTCTACCACGCCCACATCGCCAACCTCGAGGCCCGGCGGGCCGAGTCCGAGCCCGTCCGGGACGACGTGCCGGTGCGGACCGGGTCGGTCGTGTTCCGTCCCGATCCGACGTTCGACCAGCGGGCGGGCCTGTTCCGTCACGGCACCGGGGCGGCCCGCATCCGCAACGTCGAGATCCTGGACCGCCGCCAGCAGCCGCTTCCGGCCGCCGAGTTCGACCAGGAGGTCGTCCTGCGGGTCCACCTCGAGTTCTATCAGGCTGTCGACTTCTGCATCCTGGGCTACTACTTCCGTGACAAGACGGGCACCGACGTCATCGGCACCAACACCTACGAGGAGAACGCTTCGATCCCCGCCCGGAAGGCGGGGGACACCCTCGTGGTGGACTTCCGCCAGCGGCTTCCTCTGATGCCGGGGACGTACAGCGTGACGGCGGCCCTGGCCTACAGTCGCTACTCCCCGACCTACTTCGACTGGATCGACAACGCGCTCGTCCTCGAGGTGCTGCCGCCGGCCGGCGGGAAGATGATCCATTCCAAGGTCTGGCTGCCCATCGAGATCGACGTCCACTCCTGA